In one Plasmodium reichenowi strain SY57 chromosome 7, whole genome shotgun sequence genomic region, the following are encoded:
- a CDS encoding mitochondrial import inner membrane translocase subunit TIM50, putative has protein sequence MNTLLGLKRLCGNKDKICNNVLRKCYSIKGNITKSDKEELIDENIFYEKEEGKKGNLGNYYVIRDMKNGKIGFVYNRTDVFDSMRNIDMFYMNKLNIDNKKDIHPSNEMHYVNERMRNNFLYNENKKYNLLNNIFNLKKYKVCRRKSFNGLENIGNYKYFSSRTGFNNNTMKVKDKCEKNMGVDNNKCGVKYNNIDNKRMDINNNIRNRLLKKNKLGDNLINNKESKTLKEIYLDKKEKEKLIKMYLLLSLLLMPFGYIYMYCIENDITVEEFIKMMKKKGDILENKYNDILNEFIDKYFPLSNEPLLPDFKDLNYPENLPTLVIDLNYVIAKLEYDRKTGWRVLKRPYADRFFKELSSFYEIVIWSDDNFPVAQEVISKWGIPAIGCLHRDQCSKKKKSYVKDLKRLGRNLDRVVIIDHDAKAFMLQPENGILIKEFHGDLNDKEMLCLIDLLKSFAISTHDISQFLKKHGGGDYNIGKRYLQQKSDTEQKSQRIRNIGKIFHLDNKKSTNGISFNS, from the coding sequence atgAATACACTTTTAGGTTTAAAACGGTTATGTGgtaataaagataaaatatgtaataatgTTTTAAGAAAATGTTATAGTATTAAAGGGAATATAACTAAAAGTGATAAGGAGGAATTGATAGATgagaatatattttatgaaaaagaGGAAGGgaaaaaaggaaatttaggaaattattatgttataaGAGATATGAAGAATGGGAAAATAGGCtttgtatataatagaACAGATGTTTTTGATAGTATGAGAAATATTGATATgttttatatgaataaattaaatattgataataaaaaggatataCATCCAAGTAATGAAATGCATTATGTGAATGAAAGGATGagaaataattttttatataatgaaaataagaaatataatttattaaataatatatttaatttaaaaaagtaTAAGGTTTGTAGAAGAAAATCATTTAATGGATTAGAAAATATCGGaaattacaaatatttCAGTTCAAGGACAGgatttaataataatacgATGAAGGTTAAAGATAAATGTGAAAAGAATATGGGTgtagataataataaatgtggtgtaaaatataataatatagataataagagaatggatataaataataatataagaaatagATTATTGAAGAAGAATAAATTAGGTGATAATTTgataaataataaggagagtaaaacattaaaagaaatatatttggaTAAAAAAGAGAAAGAGAAATTAATTAAgatgtatttattattaagtttattattaatgccatttggatatatatatatgtattgtatagaaaatgatataaCAGTAGaagaatttataaaaatgatgaaaaaaaaaggagatatattagaaaataaatataatgatatattaaatgaatttatagataaatatttcCCCCTAAGTAATGAACCTTTATTACCAGATTTTAAAGATTTGAATTATCCAGAAAATTTACCTACTTTAGTTATAGATTTAAATTATGTGATAGCTAAATTAGAGTATGATAGGAAAACAGGTTGGAGAGTATTAAAGAGGCCATATGCTGATAGATTTTTTAAAGAGTTATCAAGTTTTTATGAAATCGTAATCTGGTCAGATGATAATTTTCCAGTAGCTCAAGAAGTTATATCTAAATGGGGTATACCAGCTATTGGTTGTCTACATAGAGATCAATgttccaaaaaaaaaaaatcttaTGTAAAAGATTTAAAAAGATTAGGTCGTAATCTAGATAGAGTTGTAATTATAGATCATGATGCAAAAGCATTTATGTTACAACCAGAAAATggtatattaataaaagaatttcATGGGgatttaaatgataaagaaATGTTATGTCTAattgatttattaaaatcCTTTGCTATAAGTACTCATGATATATCacaatttttaaaaaaacatgGTGGTGGTGATTATAACATAGGAAAAAGATATTTACAACAAAAAAGTGATACAGAACAAAAATCACAGCGTATTAGAAATATAGGTAAAATTTTTCATCTcgataataaaaaatctACAAATGGCATTTCATTTAATTCGTGA
- a CDS encoding cysteine desulfurase, putative: protein MKFLQIIKHLKLQNKKNALDNFVNCRTYEHISNINKLFLNKYSSTKEHSEHGQVKHENFLNSKLQYGENSQNGSTNNLKNGKYNMYVSEGNVNINEEKYKHNNISSNNTQYNNNNNNNNSSNFGILHYEGPGWKDHIDDVVNEKKKKKMNRFYLDSQATTMIDPRVLDKMLPYMTYIYGNAHSRNHFFGWESEKAVEDARTNLLNLINGKNNKEIIFTSGATESNNLALIGICTYYNKLNKQKNHIITSQIEHKCILQTCRFLQTKGFEVTYLKPDTNGLVKLEDIKNSIKNNTIMASFIFVNNEIGVIQDIENIGNLCKEKNILFHTDASQAAGKVPIDVEKMNIDLMSMSGHKLYGPKGIGALYIKRKKPNIRLNALIHGGGQERGLRSGTLPTHLIVGFGEAAKVCSLEMNRDEKKVRYFFNYVKDYLTKHLDYIVFNGCQINRYYGNMNISFLFVEGESLLMSLNEIALSSGSACTSSTLEPSYVLRSIGISEDIAHTSIRIGFNRFTTFFEVQQLCINLVKSVQRLRSISPLYEMELEKKNPSNDDNPKFIWT from the coding sequence ATGAAATTtcttcaaataataaaacatcTCAAATtacaaaacaaaaagaacGCACTCGataattttgtaaattGTCGTACCTATGAACATATCAGTAATATTAACAAATTATTCCTCAATAAATATAGTTCGACGAAGGAACATTCTGAACATGGTCAGGTAAAACATGAAAACTTCCTGAACAGCAAATTACAATATGGTGAAAACAGCCAAAATGGGTCaacaaataatttaaagAATGGAAAGTACAATATGTATGTTTCTGAAGGAaatgttaatataaatgaagagaaatataaacataataatatatctagTAATAATACtcaatataataataataataataataataatagtagtaaTTTTGGTATTTTGCATTATGAAGGACCAGGATGGAAAGACCACATTGATGATGTAGTtaacgaaaaaaaaaaaaaaaaaatgaacagATTTTATTTAGACAGTCAAGCAACCACAATGATTGACCCAAGGGTATTAGATAAGATGCTACCATATATGACATACATATATGGAAATGCTCATTCAAgaaatcatttttttggATGGGAATCAGAAAAGGCTGTTGAGGATGCACGAACAAATCTTTtgaatttaataaatggtaaaaacaataaggaaataatatttacatcAGGGGCAACTGAAAGTAATAATCTTGCTCTGATAGGAATTtgtacatattataataaattgaataaacaaaagaatcatattataacatCTCAAATTGAACATAAATGTATTTTACAAACATGTCGATTTTTACAAACAAAAGGATTTGAAGTAACCTATTTAAAACCAGATACAAATGGTTTAGTAAAATTAGaggatataaaaaatagtattaaaaataatactataatggcatcatttatatttgtaaataatgaaattgGTGTTATACAAGATATTGAAAATATAGGAAATTTGtgtaaagaaaaaaatattttatttcatacGGATGCTTCACAAGCTGCTGGAAAAGTACCTATCGATGTAGAAAAGATGAATATTGATTTAATGTCCATGTCTGGACATAAATTATATGGACCTAAAGGTATAGGTgctttatatataaaaagaaaaaaaccAAATATCAGATTAAATGCTTTAATCCATGGAGGTGGTCAAGAAAGAGGATTAAGATCAGGAACATTACCAACTCATTTAATTGTTGGTTTTGGCGAAGCTGCTAAGGTATGTTCTTTAGAAATGAATAGAGATGAGAAAAAAGTTAGAtacttttttaattatgtAAAAGATTATTTAACGAAACATTTAGattatattgtatttaACGGATGTCAAATAAATAGATATTATGgaaatatgaatatatcctttttatttgttgAAGGAGAAAGTTTATTAATGTCTTTAAATGAAATAGCTCTAAGCTCAGGTTCAGCATGTACATCAAGTACATTAGAGCCTAGTTATGTGCTTAGATCTATAGGAATTTCAGAGGATATAGCACATACATCTATTAGAATAGGTTTCAATAGATTTACTACTTTTTTTGAGGTACAACAATTGTGTATAAATTTAGTAAAATCGGTCCAAAGATTGAGGAGCATCTCACCTCTATATGAAATGGAgttagaaaaaaaaaatccCTCGAATGACGACAATCCAAAGTTTATATGGAcataa
- a CDS encoding hypothetical protein (conserved Plasmodium protein, unknown function) produces MKRIILFFLILWAINIKRYINYNIKIKLKTFTNKIFMSGRVQLKSTKLQHRKRPRKRKKSSIYPTPVLYHPRQRDYFNLQGEYTCLPSEDILNLLSQNKLYLLIQSIRNKNNDAINEILYKDVNNIYIDKNHIYYDDKNLQAKQNGNGNIKTQTQNETQNSRDINHLYDREKKTCRNFIKFSNFNKYYNEKNNYTNEDINIDNDNNNDNNNDNNNDNNNDNNYDNNYDNNNNDDNNNEEKEKGKDNAFVDINNIYFYFKKVNITNINKDNINDDIYKELLQLKKISLQNQDEIGYNIYKYFLNIITNVEREKYMDDFFLVKYINNIWINKNVHKYFYFLNSLYDRMRKISYKLFSLNYNIDIIGHDEEKNKMTYFQRHELFDKIIKKTKYIPNYILKHNYIYSNNIFNLYKYDINTNSYINNFHHTYKEVSIDDFLDSERKKNLNIFYNKEKFQPFYEYAEQYDKNNQMKYIMTVVYGKDSKQKVSNEQTSAQQRINYHQGDQKKKPKQNISINNNDDKNNDDDKNNDDDKNNNDDKNNDDDKNNNDDKNNNGDNNNNNNNNHYCNNPNEPNWLSAIRKNPELKYEILSKICEKMHAEFREMNVLTEDNKIDLNRIDDIKNDKDNLLYKKVYAMRDYFYKIFYDNYNPNLDIYELETYVDAEYRTFSYKKDLDVLFKNWVLNEKKQLPVVHFAKKDVELAKIRYMSKTKRKELEFNERFEERHGKGKIPFRRNFDENDGKKGDDKPSSDDKPSSDDKPSSDDKPNCDDKPNCDDKLNGDDKLNGDDKLNGDDKLNGDDKLNGDDKPNCDENNGGSESSSNIITKCEDDKTKSKKKVIIKSINCLIKWNITSENEYKKNNDENILKNDDINVGNDDNDDDDDDDDDDDDDDNVDFNDIDIPNNDLDSYGFCDENIDVYEDEDPTFEDIHYAKLVIYDDNYDKQEFIETLMKYITTCDYKRAYSIYNSLKIKGKVDNLYFKNYERAENIAFLLRQSEQKILVEAEFL; encoded by the coding sequence atgaaaagaataatcttattctttttaattttatgggcaataaatattaagagatatataaattataatataaaaataaaattaaagacGTTTactaataaaatatttatgtcCGGAAGAGTACAATTAAAATCAACAAAATTACAACATAGAAAAAGGCCaaggaaaagaaaaaaatcTAGCATATATCCAACTCCTGTGTTATATCATCCTAGACAAAGAGATTATTTTAATCTTCAGGGTGAATATACATGTCTTCCGAGTGAAGATATcttaaatttattatcacaaaacaaattatatttattaatacaaagtataagaaataaaaataatgatgcTATAAATgagatattatataaagatgtgaataatatatatatagataaaaatcatatatattatgatgataaaaatttacaagcaaaacaaaatggaaatggaaatataaaaacacAAACACAAAACGAAACACAAAATAGTAGAGATATTaatcatttatatgatcgtgaaaaaaaaacgtgcagaaattttattaaattttctaattttaataagtattataatgaaaagaataattatacaaatgaagatattaacatagataatgataataataatgataataataatgataataataatgataataataatgataataattatgataataattatgataataataataatgatgataataataatgaagaaaaagaaaaaggtAAAGACAACGCATTTgttgatataaataatatttatttttatttcaaaaaaGTTAACATCactaatataaataaagataatataaatgatgatatatataaagagTTATTACaactaaaaaaaatatcctTACAAAATCAAGATGAGATAggttataatatatataaatattttttaaatattattactaatgtagaaagagaaaaatatatggacgacttttttttagttaagtatattaataatatatggataaataaaaacgtacataaatatttttatttcttaaattCTTTATATGATCGTATGAGGAAAATTTCctataaattattttctttaaattataatattgatattattggtcatgatgaagaaaaaaataaaatgacGTATTTCCAAAGACATGAATTATTTgacaaaattataaaaaaaacgaaatatataccaaactacattttaaaacataattatatatattcgaataatatttttaatctatataaatatgatataaatacaaattcctatataaataattttcatcATACATATAAAGAAGTATCCATTGATGACTTTTTAGATAGcgaaagaaaaaaaaatcttaatattttctacAACAAAGAAAAGTTCCAACCTTTCTATGAATATGCTGAAcaatatgataaaaataatcaaatgaaatatattatgacTGTTGTTTATGGAAAGGATAGCAAACAAAAGGTTTCGAATGAACAAACGTCTGCGCAGCAACGAATAAATTATCATCAAGGGgatcaaaaaaaaaagccAAAGCAAAATATAAgcattaataataatgatgacAAAAACAATGATGATGACAAAAACAATGATGATGACAAAAACAATAATGATGACAAAAACAATGATGATGACAAAAACAATAATGATGACAAAAACAATAATGGtgacaataataataataataataataatcattattGTAATAATCCAAATGAACCAAATTGGCTATCTGCAATAAGAAAGAACCCAGAATTAAAATACGAAATCTTATCCAAAATTTGTGAAAAAATGCATGCAGAATTTCGAGAAATGAACGTCTTAActgaagataataaaatcGATTTAAACAGAATCGatgatattaaaaatgataaagataatttgttatataaaaaagtttATGCTATGCgtgattatttttataaaatattttatgataattataatccaaatttagatatatatgaattagAAACTTATGTAGATGCAGAATACAGAACattttcttataaaaaggatctagatgttttatttaaaaactGGGTTctaaatgaaaaaaaacaattacCAGTTGTACATTTTGCTAAAAAGGATGTTGAGCTAGCCAAAATCAGATACATGTCAAAAACAAAAAGGAAAGAGTTAGAATTTAATGAGAGGTTTGAGGAACGACATGGCAAAGGAAAGATTCCCTTTAGAAGAAATTTTGATGAAAATGATGGAAAAAAAGGTGATGATAAACCAAGTAGTGATGATAAACCAAGTAGTGATGATAAACCAAGTAGTGATGATAAACCAAATTGTGATGATAAACCAAATTGTGATGATAAACTAAATGGTGATGATAAACTAAATGGTGATGATAAACTAAATGGTGATGATAAACTAAATGGTGATGATAAACTAAATGGTGATGATAAACCAAATTgtgatgaaaataatggAGGGAGTGAGTCGTCGTcgaatattattacaaaatgTGAAGACGATAAAACAAAGAGTAAAAAGAAAGTTATCATAAAATCAATAAATTGTCTAATAAAGTGGAATATAACTAGCGAAAATGAATAcaagaaaaataatgatgaaaatattttgaagaatgatgatataaatgttggaaatgatgataatgacgatgatgatgatgatgatgatgatgatgatgatgatgataatgttGATTTTAATGATATAGATATTCCTAATAATGATTTAGATTCTTATGGGTTTTGtgatgaaaatatagaTGTATATGAAGATGAGGATCCGACTTTTGAAGATATACATTATGCTAAACTGGTTATCtatgatgataattatgataaacAAGAATTTATAGAAACattaatgaaatatataacaacaTGTGATTATAAAAGAGCATACTCTATATATAACtcattaaaaattaaaggTAAAGTAGATAATCTATACTtcaaaaattatgaaaGAGCAGAAAATATAGCATTTCTTTTACGACAATcagaacaaaaaatattggTTGAGGCAGAGtttttatag
- a CDS encoding vacuolar protein sorting-associated protein 53, putative: MIPLDIKAKTKDSEPDLNEESNEPNEEPNEESNEKPNEEPNEESNEKPNEEPNEKPNEKPNEEPNEPNEKPNEKPNEKPNEKPNTEPVPDLDRVPFVGEENKIYVNEEDENFVNNYINENILNLKSVDNYLEKINNKIKDLDDNINDRIQKYILMKNEYEKMFKSIKGRTKLINNIINDIDKKTEKNQDVLINLCKDIKKLDTGKQNVTQTIILLKRIVILITAISKLKKKAIKREYKDCIYLIHVIKEMLTHFSDLKTNHKLQNLYHETKILFKDLKSQIKEDIDLIYDPHILIEKNEIILNDHLIPIQKHNQDNDNNSTNRTGNDNNNNDHNDNNNTNRTGNDNNNNDHNDNNNTNRTGNDNNNNNNHNNHHNYIRINLFDACNCLYYLNSSFIKMVSKKFTNFFLEKFILIFENQANTLDSIDRRISWIKRALNNYDNVYSHIFPSVYNIRFHIVTKFCLITQKHVLKIMSSTIEHTNNPSDLIKTVINVINFENFLNKNIKYYSTSQISTCPDYSSLDFPFPELLLQKRVPKKNKTNINADKSSLENKNCINNEEDQNELNISIDNPNEPSEEAESFYQKKNTKLIHKDLNMESVISEKQDKNIIFTHNNNNNNNNNNNNNNNNNNNNNNNNNNNNNNNVNSCENVTNFKGAISCSFDSFLCNWLKHEEKKILNKFENIIKENKEDYISHIKKYKSIKDIGNIDFTNFDINEINNINVHKSYNTYYNSDIKIIDDNIYNDDDNNIYKSSYSIFHLYKNYINMILLFSNCQTLYDFILFFKTLLSKYSEELNNRIIKKVEEPQEIEHMKLLSILINTCSYINFNINEAYEQLKKNMDPSYFIYISFKDEEKYFLNIKTKSIKNIILYIKEKINKIISNITIVNIYDINNICEKSNYIHNIKKFLYQYFLFFKNIFDNTCLTYLLEKTTTLIIEQFYDTIFSFTYITNITAQQLLLDSYEM; encoded by the coding sequence atgattcCTTTGGACATTAAGGCAAAAACGAAAGACTCGGAGCCGGACCTAAACGAAGAATCAAACGAACCAAACGAAGAACCAAACGAAGAATCAAACGAAAAACCAAACGAAGAACCAAACGAAGAATCAAACGAAAAACCAAACGAAGAACCAAACGAAAAACCAAACGAAAAACCAAACGAAGAACCAAACGAACCAAATGAAAAACCAAATGAAAAACCAAACGAAAAACCAAACGAAAAACCAAACACAGAACCAGTGCCCGACCTGGATAGGGTCCCTTTTGTAGGTgaggaaaataaaatttatgtaaatgaagaagatgaaaattttgtgaataattatataaatgaaaatatattaaatttaaaaagtgtagataattatttagaaaagataaataataaaatcaaagacttagatgataatattaatgatagAATACAGAAGTATATATTGatgaaaaatgaatatgaaaaaatgtTCAAGAGTATTAAAGGTAGAAcgaaattaataaataatataataaatgatattGATAAAAAGACTGAAAAGAATCAAGatgttttaataaatttatgtaaagatattaaaaaattagatACAGGAAAACAAAATGTAACACAAactataatattattaaaacgTATAGTTATACTTATAACAGCCATTAgcaaattaaaaaaaaaagctataaaaagagaatataaagattgtatttatttaatacatgttataaaagaaatgtTAACACATTTTTCAGatttaaaaacaaatcACAAATTACAAAATCTTTATCATGAAACAAAgatattatttaaagatTTAAAAAGTCAAATTAAGGAGGATATAGATTTGATATATGATCCTCACATattaatagaaaaaaatgagatCATCTTGAATGATCACCTGATACCCATACAGAAGCATAATCaagataatgataataatagcACCAACAGGACAGGAaatgacaataataataatgatcataatgataataataacacCAATAGGACAGGAaatgacaataataataatgatcataatgataataataacacCAACAGGACAGGAaatgacaataataataataataatcataataatcatcataattatattcGAATCAACCTATTCGATGCATGCAATTGcctatattatttaaattctTCATTCATAAAAATGGTCTCTAAGAAATTCACaaacttttttttagaaaaatttattttaatatttgaaAATCAGGCAAATACATTAGATAGTATAGATAGAAGAATATCATGGATAAAGAGAGCtctaaataattatgataatgtATACTCTCATATATTCCCTTCAGTGTATAACATACGATTCCATATAGTAACTAAGTTTTGTTTAATAACCCAAAAACACGTTCTCAAAATTATGTCTTCTACAATAGAACACACAAACAATCCAAGCGACTTAATAAAAACGGTCATCAATGTCATCAATTTTGAAAACTTcttaaacaaaaatattaaatattattcaacTAGTCAAATATCAACATGTCCAGATTATTCATCTTTAGATTTCCCTTTCCCCGAATTGTTGTTACAAAAAAGGGtaccaaaaaaaaacaaaacaaatattaatGCGGATAAATCCTCcttagaaaataaaaattgtatTAATAACGAGGAGGATCAAAACGAATTAAACATAAGTATAGATAATCCTAATGAACCAAGTGAAGAAGCTGAATCTTtttaccaaaaaaaaaacactaaattaatacataaaGATTTAAATATGGAAAGTGTTATATCTGAAAAGCAAgataagaatataatatttacccataacaacaacaataataataataataacaacaataataataataataacaataataataataataataataataataataataataataataacgTGAACAGTTGTGAAAATGTTACAAACTTTAAAGGTGCTATCTCTTGTTCATTTGATAGCTTTCTATGTAATTGGCTTAAAcatgaagaaaaaaaaatattaaataagtttgagaatattataaaagaaaacaaaGAAGATTATATAAgtcatataaaaaaatataaatctaTTAAAGACATTGGAAATATCGATTTTACTAATTTTGACataaatgaaattaataatataaatgtacaTAAAAGTTATAATACTTATTACAATTcagatataaaaataattgatgataatatttataatgatgatgataataatatatataaatcgTCCTATTctatttttcatttatataaaaactatattaatatgataCTTTTATTTAGCAATTGTCAAACtttatatgattttattcttttttttaaaacattatTATCTAAATATTCGGAGGAACTAAATAATAGAATTATTAAGAAAGTTGAAGAACCACAAGAAATCGAACatatgaaattattatctatattaattaatacatgttcatatataaattttaatattaatgaagCTTATGaacaattaaaaaagaatatggatccttcttattttatatatatatcttttaaagatgaagaaaaatatttcttaaatataaaaacaaaatctataaaaaacattatattatatataaaagagaaaataaataaaataatatccAATATTACTATAgttaatatttatgatataaataatatatgtgaaAAATCGAActatatacataatataaaaaaattcctttatcaatatttccttttttttaaaaatatatttgataatACATGCTTAACATATCTATTAGAAAAAACAACCACCTTAATAATTGAACAATTTTATGATACTATCTTTTcttttacatatataacaaatataacAGCTCAACAACTCCTTCTCGATTCTTATGAAATGCA